One part of the Trichomycterus rosablanca isolate fTriRos1 chromosome 25, fTriRos1.hap1, whole genome shotgun sequence genome encodes these proteins:
- the chrng gene encoding acetylcholine receptor subunit gamma, which translates to MPSSTPSNLPLLLQLSSNRRKHELPKKRQRRQLLERQIHNTGNKGVLCNLEGALHGELMRGYNKNIRPMERNSDITEVKLKMTLTNLISLNEKEETLTTCVWVEMQWYDYRLRWADRPGFEAFANITRTRIPSKAIWLPDVILENNVDGHFEITLYTNALIDPYGMVYWLPPAIYRSACAIKVNYFPFDWQNCTMVFRSQTYSANEIELKLTEEENNIVEWIEIDPEAFTENGEWVIKHRPAKKVVNERYSPDELDYQEIIFFLVIQRKPLFYIINIIVPCVLFSSLGLLVYFLPAKAGGQKCTMSIAIMLAQTVFLFLIAKKVPETSKAVPLIGKYLMFMMSVTAITVMNCVVVLNVSRRTPNTHPMSNKVRKVLLNIIPRVLRMRMQRWTSQNGLSASDSLNGSTVPLRRHSSLGLIAKADEYVLKTARSELMFSQLKERDGLMRRALEKIQNSLEADTQQDLSSSLAKASPELQQCVASCKHIAESTRQQNDFQRENEEWFLVARVIDRLCFITMALLFILGTIGIFLMGHFNQAPSVPFPGDPKKYLPEMPSANVTG; encoded by the exons GAGTGTTGTGTAACCTTGAAGGAGCTCTTCATGGCGAGCTGATGAGAGGATATAACAAGAACATCAGACCGATGGAGAGGAACAGTGACATCACAGAGGTCAAACTGAAGATGACGCTCACCAATCTAATTTCTCTG AATGAGAAGGAAGAGACACTGACTACATGTGTATGGGTAGAGATG CAGTGGTATGACTACAGACTTCGGTGGGCAGACAGGCCAGGGTTTGAGGCCTTTGCAAACATTACAAGAACACGTATTCCATCCAAAGCCATATGGCTTCCTGATGTCATACTGGAGAATAA cgttGATGGGCATTTTGAGATTACACTCTACACCAATGCTCTAATAGACCCATATGGTATGGTGTACTGGCTTCCACCCGCTATCTACCGAAGTGCCTGTGCAATCAAAGTCAACTACTTCCCATTTGACTGGCAGAACTGTACCATGGTATTCAG GTCTCAGACATACAGTGCTAATGAGATTGAGCTGAAACTGACAGAGGAGGAAAACAACATAGTGGAATGGATAGAGATTGATCCTGAGGCCTTCACAG AGAATGGTGAATGGGTTATTAAGCACCGACCAGCTAAGAAAGTGGTGAATGAGAGGTACAGTCCAGATGAGTTGGATTACCAGGAGATCATCTTCTTTCTTGTCATCCAAAGAAAGCCATTGTTCTACATCATCAACATCATCGTACCATGTGTGCTTTTCTCCTCTCTTGGATTACTCGTCTATTTCCTGCCTGCTAAAG CTGGAGGACAGAAGTGTACCATGTCCATTGCCATCATGCTGGCCCAGACAGTCTTCCTCTTCCTCATTGCCAAGAAAGTTCCTGAAACATCTAAGGCTGTGCCACTTATTGGGAA GTATCTGATGTTCATGATGTCTGTGACTGCGATCACGGTGATGAACTGTGTGGTGGTTTTGAATGTCTCTCGGCGAACTCCCAATACACATCCCATGAGTAATAAAGTCAGAAAG GTGCTGTTAAACATTATTCCTCGAGTGCTGAGGATGAGGATGCAGCGCTGGACCTCACAGAATGGATTAAGTGCGAGCGACTCCTTGAATGGATCCACCGTTCCACTTAGGAGACACAGCTCGCTGGGACTAATTGCGAAGGCGGATGAGTACGTGCTTAAGACTGCTCGCTCAGAGCTGATGTTCAGCCAGCTgaaagaaagagatggactcATGAGGCGAGCACTGGAAAAGATTC AGAACAGTCTAGAAGCAGACACACAGCAGGATCTGAGTTCCAGTCTGGCCAAAGCTTCACCTGAGCTGCAGCAGTGTGTAGCATCCTGTAAACACATCGCTGAGAGCACCAGACAGCAGAATGACTTCCAAAGG GAGAATGAAGAGTGGTTCCTGGTTGCCCGAGTGATTGACAGACTCTGCTTTATTACCATGGCCTTACTGTTTATCCTGGGCACCATCGGCATTTTCCTCATGGGACATTTTAACCAGGCTCCATCTGTTCCGTTTCCAGGAGACCCTAAGAAATACCTGCCTGAAATGCCCAGCGCAAATGTCACAGGCTAA